Proteins encoded by one window of Rutidosis leptorrhynchoides isolate AG116_Rl617_1_P2 chromosome 7, CSIRO_AGI_Rlap_v1, whole genome shotgun sequence:
- the LOC139857471 gene encoding UDP-rhamnose/UDP-galactose transporter 6-like, with the protein MTPSSKADKKAAMDIAAWSFNIVTSVGIIIVNKALMATYGFTFATTLTGLHFVTTTLMTIVLRWLGYIQPSHLPILDLLKFVVFANFSIVGMNVSLMWNSVGFYQIAKLSMIPVSCLLEVAFDKIRYSRDTKLSILIVLLGVAVCTVTDVSVNTKGFIAALVAVWSTALQQYYVHHLQRKYQLSSFNLLGHTAPIQAGSLLLVGPFVDYWLTNKRVDAFSYDTASLLFLILSCTIAIGTNLSQFICIGRFTAVTFQVLGHMKTILVLTLGFVFFGREGLNLHVVLGMIIAIMGMIWYGNASSKPGGKERRSYSLPKTSLPKKDSLLETSDTDDKV; encoded by the exons ATGACTCCGTCAAGTAAGGCTGACAAAAAGGCTGCAATGGACATTGCTGCATGGTCATTCAACATTGTCACATCTGTTGGGATCATCATTGTGAACAAAGCTTTAATGGCAACATATGGTTTCACATTTG CTACAACGTTAACGGGGTTGCATTTTGTTACGACGACCTTGATGACTATTGTTCTTAGGTGGCTGGGTTACATCCAACCATCTCATCTACCCATCTTAGACCTTTTGAAATTTGTGGTATTCGCTAACTTTTCCATTGTTGGAATGAATGTCAGTCTTATGTGGAATTCTGTGGGATTTTACCAG ATTGCAAAGCTGAGTATGATCCCTGTATCGTGCTTGTTGGAAGTTGCATTTGATAAGATACGATATTCACGAGACACAAAGCTCAGTATTTTAATTGTTCTTTTGGGTGTTGCTGTCTGCACGGTTACTGATGTAAGTGTGAATACAAAAGGTTTCATTGCTGCCTTAGTTGCAGTATGGAGTACAGCTCTTCAACAATAT TATGTACATCATCTTCAAAGGAAATACCAGTTGAGTTCTTTCAACCTGTTAGGACATACTGCGCCTATCCAGGCTGGATCCCTGCTACTAGTGGGTCCCTTTGTGGATTACTGGCTGACGAATAAGAGAGTGGATGCTTTTAGTTATGATACAGCATCTTTG TTGTTCTTAATCCTATCATGCACAATTGCAATCGGGACCAACCTGAGCCAATTCATCTGCATTGGAAGGTTCACAGCTGTGACCTTCCAAGTGCTTGGTCACATGAAAACAATACTTGTGCTAACCCTCGGGTTCGTCTTTTTTGGGAGAGAGGGTCTTAATCTTCATGTGGTTCTTGGGATGATCATTGCAATTATGGGGATGATTTGGTATGGTAATGCCTCATCAAAACCTGGAGGTAAAGAACGCAGATCCTATTCACTTCCTAAAACTAGTCTACCGAAAAAGGACTCGCTTCTAGAAACTTCTGATACAGATGACAAGGTGTAA